The Pan paniscus chromosome 15, NHGRI_mPanPan1-v2.0_pri, whole genome shotgun sequence genome includes a window with the following:
- the PRMT5 gene encoding protein arginine N-methyltransferase 5 isoform X2: protein MRGPNSGTEKGRLVIPEKQGFDFLCMPVFHPRFKREFIQEPAKNRPGPQTRSDLLLSGRDWNTLIVGKLSPWIRPDSKVEKIRRNSEAAMLQELNFGAYLGLPAFLLPLNQEDNTNLARVLTNHIHTGHHSSMFWMRVPLVAPEDLRDDIIENAPTTHTEEYSGEEKTWMWWHNFRTLCDYSKRIAVALEIGADLPSNHVIDRWLGEPIKAAILPTSIFLTNKKGFPVLSKMHQRLIFRLLKLEVQFIITGTNHHSEKEFCSYLQYLEYLSQNRPPPNAYELFAKGYEDYLQSPLQPLMDNLESQTYEVFEKDPIKYSQYQQAIYKCLLDRVPEEEKDTNVQVLMVLGAGRGPLVNASLRAAKQADRRIKLYAVEKNPNAVVTLENWQFEEWGSQVTVVSSDMREWVAPEKADIIVSELLGSFADNELSPECLDGAQHFLKDDGVSIPGEYTSFLAPISSSKLYNEVRACREKDRDPEAQFEMPYVVRLHNFHQLSAPQPCFTFSHPNRDPMIDNNRYCTLEFPVEVNTVLHGFAGYFETVLYQDITLSIRPETHSPGMFSWFPILFPIKQPITVREGQTICVRFWRCSNSKKVWYEWAVTAPVCSAIHNPTGRSYTIGL from the exons ATGCGGGGTCCGAACTCGGGGACGGAGAAGGGCAGACTAGTCATCCCGGAGAAGCAGGG GTTTGATTTCCTCTGCATGCCTGTCTTCCATCCGCGTTTCAAGAGGGAGTTCATTCAGGAACCTGCTAAGAATCGGCCCGGTCCCCAGACACGATCAGACCTACTGCTGTCAGGAAGGG ACTGGAATACGCTAATTGTGGGAAAGCTTTCTCCATGGATTCGTCCAGACTCAAAAGTGGAGAAGATTCGCAGGAACTCCGAGGCG GCCATGTTACAGGAGCTGAATTTTGGTGCATATTTGGGTCTTCCAGCTTTCCTGCTGCCCCTTAATCAGGAAGATAACACCAACCTGGCCAGAGTTTTGACCAACCACATCCACACTGGCCATCACTCTTCCATG TTCTGGATGCGGGTACCCTTGGTGGCACCAGAGGACCTGAGAGATGATATAATTGAGAATGCACCAACTACACACACAGAGGAGTACAGTGGGGAGGAGAAAACGTGGATGTG GTGGCACAACTTCCGGACTTTGTGTGACTATAGTAAGAGGATTGCAGTGG CTCTTGAAATTGGGGCTGACCTCCCATCTAATCATGTCATTGATCGCTGGCTTGGGGAGCCCATCAAAGCAGCCATTCTCCCCACTAGCATTTTCCTGACCAATAAGAAGGGATTTCCTGTTCTTTCTAAGATGCACCAGAGGCTCATCTTCCGGCTCCTCAAG TTGGAGGTGCAGTTCATCATCACAGGCACCAACCACCACTCAGAGAAGGAGTTCTGCTCCTACCTTCAATACCTGGAATACTTAAGCCAGAACCGTCCTCCACCTAATGCCTATGAACTCTTTGCCAAGGGCTATGAAGACTATCTGCAGTCCCCGCTTCAG CCACTGATGGACAATCTGGAATCTCAGACATATGAAGTGTTTGAAAAGGACCCCATCAAATACTCTCAGTACCAGCAG gCCATCTATAAATGTCTGCTAGACCGAGTACCAGAAGAGGAGAAGGATACCAATGTCCA gGTACTGATGGTGCTGGGAGCAGGACGGGGACCCCTGGTGAACGCTTCCCTGCGGGCAGCCAAGCAGGCTGACCGGCGGATAAAGCTGTATGCTGTGGAGAAAAACCCAAATGCCGTGGTGAC GCTAGAGAACTGGCAGTTTGAAGAATGGGGAAGCCAAGTGACCGTAGTCTCATCAGACATGAGGGAATGGGTGGCTCCAGAGAAAGCAGACATCATTGTCAGTGAGCTTCTGGGCTCATTTGCTGACAATGAATTGTCACCTGAGTGCCTGGATGGAGCCCAGCACTTCCTAAAAG ATGATGGTGTGAGCATCCCCGGGGAGTACACTTCCTTTCTGGCTCCCATCTCTTCCTCCAAGCTGTACAATGAGGTCCGAGCCTGTAGGGAGAAGGACCGTGACCCTGAG GCCCAGTTTGAGATGCCTTATGTGGTACGGCTGCACAACTTCCACCAGCTCTCTGCACCCCAGCCCTGTTTCACCTTCAGCCATCCCAACAGAG ATCCTATGATTGACAACAACCGCTATTGCACCTTGGAATTTCCCGTGGAGGTGAACACAGTACTACATGGCTTTGCCGGCTACTTTGAGACTGTGCTTTATCAGGACATCACTCTGA GTATCCGTCCAGAGACTCACTCTCCTGGGATGTTCTCATGGTTTCCCATCCTCTTCCCTATTAAG CAGCCCATAACGGTACGTGAAGGCCAAACCATCTGTGTGCGTTTCTGGCGATGCAGCAATTCCAAGAAGGTGTGGTATGAGTGGGCTGTGACAGCACCAGTCTGTTCTGCTATTCATAACCCCACAGGCCGCTCATATACCATTGGCCTCTAG
- the PRMT5 gene encoding protein arginine N-methyltransferase 5 isoform X1, translating into MAAMAVGGAGGSRVSSGRDLNCVPEIADTLGAVAKQGFDFLCMPVFHPRFKREFIQEPAKNRPGPQTRSDLLLSGRDWNTLIVGKLSPWIRPDSKVEKIRRNSEAAMLQELNFGAYLGLPAFLLPLNQEDNTNLARVLTNHIHTGHHSSMFWMRVPLVAPEDLRDDIIENAPTTHTEEYSGEEKTWMWWHNFRTLCDYSKRIAVALEIGADLPSNHVIDRWLGEPIKAAILPTSIFLTNKKGFPVLSKMHQRLIFRLLKLEVQFIITGTNHHSEKEFCSYLQYLEYLSQNRPPPNAYELFAKGYEDYLQSPLQPLMDNLESQTYEVFEKDPIKYSQYQQAIYKCLLDRVPEEEKDTNVQVLMVLGAGRGPLVNASLRAAKQADRRIKLYAVEKNPNAVVTLENWQFEEWGSQVTVVSSDMREWVAPEKADIIVSELLGSFADNELSPECLDGAQHFLKDDGVSIPGEYTSFLAPISSSKLYNEVRACREKDRDPEAQFEMPYVVRLHNFHQLSAPQPCFTFSHPNRDPMIDNNRYCTLEFPVEVNTVLHGFAGYFETVLYQDITLSIRPETHSPGMFSWFPILFPIKQPITVREGQTICVRFWRCSNSKKVWYEWAVTAPVCSAIHNPTGRSYTIGL; encoded by the exons ATGGCGGCGATGGCGGTCGGGGGTGCTGGTGGGAGCCGCGTGTCCAGCGGGAGGGACCTGAATTGCGTCCCCGAAATAGCTGACACACTAGGGGCTGTGGCCAAGCAGGG GTTTGATTTCCTCTGCATGCCTGTCTTCCATCCGCGTTTCAAGAGGGAGTTCATTCAGGAACCTGCTAAGAATCGGCCCGGTCCCCAGACACGATCAGACCTACTGCTGTCAGGAAGGG ACTGGAATACGCTAATTGTGGGAAAGCTTTCTCCATGGATTCGTCCAGACTCAAAAGTGGAGAAGATTCGCAGGAACTCCGAGGCG GCCATGTTACAGGAGCTGAATTTTGGTGCATATTTGGGTCTTCCAGCTTTCCTGCTGCCCCTTAATCAGGAAGATAACACCAACCTGGCCAGAGTTTTGACCAACCACATCCACACTGGCCATCACTCTTCCATG TTCTGGATGCGGGTACCCTTGGTGGCACCAGAGGACCTGAGAGATGATATAATTGAGAATGCACCAACTACACACACAGAGGAGTACAGTGGGGAGGAGAAAACGTGGATGTG GTGGCACAACTTCCGGACTTTGTGTGACTATAGTAAGAGGATTGCAGTGG CTCTTGAAATTGGGGCTGACCTCCCATCTAATCATGTCATTGATCGCTGGCTTGGGGAGCCCATCAAAGCAGCCATTCTCCCCACTAGCATTTTCCTGACCAATAAGAAGGGATTTCCTGTTCTTTCTAAGATGCACCAGAGGCTCATCTTCCGGCTCCTCAAG TTGGAGGTGCAGTTCATCATCACAGGCACCAACCACCACTCAGAGAAGGAGTTCTGCTCCTACCTTCAATACCTGGAATACTTAAGCCAGAACCGTCCTCCACCTAATGCCTATGAACTCTTTGCCAAGGGCTATGAAGACTATCTGCAGTCCCCGCTTCAG CCACTGATGGACAATCTGGAATCTCAGACATATGAAGTGTTTGAAAAGGACCCCATCAAATACTCTCAGTACCAGCAG gCCATCTATAAATGTCTGCTAGACCGAGTACCAGAAGAGGAGAAGGATACCAATGTCCA gGTACTGATGGTGCTGGGAGCAGGACGGGGACCCCTGGTGAACGCTTCCCTGCGGGCAGCCAAGCAGGCTGACCGGCGGATAAAGCTGTATGCTGTGGAGAAAAACCCAAATGCCGTGGTGAC GCTAGAGAACTGGCAGTTTGAAGAATGGGGAAGCCAAGTGACCGTAGTCTCATCAGACATGAGGGAATGGGTGGCTCCAGAGAAAGCAGACATCATTGTCAGTGAGCTTCTGGGCTCATTTGCTGACAATGAATTGTCACCTGAGTGCCTGGATGGAGCCCAGCACTTCCTAAAAG ATGATGGTGTGAGCATCCCCGGGGAGTACACTTCCTTTCTGGCTCCCATCTCTTCCTCCAAGCTGTACAATGAGGTCCGAGCCTGTAGGGAGAAGGACCGTGACCCTGAG GCCCAGTTTGAGATGCCTTATGTGGTACGGCTGCACAACTTCCACCAGCTCTCTGCACCCCAGCCCTGTTTCACCTTCAGCCATCCCAACAGAG ATCCTATGATTGACAACAACCGCTATTGCACCTTGGAATTTCCCGTGGAGGTGAACACAGTACTACATGGCTTTGCCGGCTACTTTGAGACTGTGCTTTATCAGGACATCACTCTGA GTATCCGTCCAGAGACTCACTCTCCTGGGATGTTCTCATGGTTTCCCATCCTCTTCCCTATTAAG CAGCCCATAACGGTACGTGAAGGCCAAACCATCTGTGTGCGTTTCTGGCGATGCAGCAATTCCAAGAAGGTGTGGTATGAGTGGGCTGTGACAGCACCAGTCTGTTCTGCTATTCATAACCCCACAGGCCGCTCATATACCATTGGCCTCTAG
- the PRMT5 gene encoding protein arginine N-methyltransferase 5 isoform X3, translating to MLQELNFGAYLGLPAFLLPLNQEDNTNLARVLTNHIHTGHHSSMFWMRVPLVAPEDLRDDIIENAPTTHTEEYSGEEKTWMWWHNFRTLCDYSKRIAVALEIGADLPSNHVIDRWLGEPIKAAILPTSIFLTNKKGFPVLSKMHQRLIFRLLKLEVQFIITGTNHHSEKEFCSYLQYLEYLSQNRPPPNAYELFAKGYEDYLQSPLQPLMDNLESQTYEVFEKDPIKYSQYQQAIYKCLLDRVPEEEKDTNVQVLMVLGAGRGPLVNASLRAAKQADRRIKLYAVEKNPNAVVTLENWQFEEWGSQVTVVSSDMREWVAPEKADIIVSELLGSFADNELSPECLDGAQHFLKDDGVSIPGEYTSFLAPISSSKLYNEVRACREKDRDPEAQFEMPYVVRLHNFHQLSAPQPCFTFSHPNRDPMIDNNRYCTLEFPVEVNTVLHGFAGYFETVLYQDITLSIRPETHSPGMFSWFPILFPIKQPITVREGQTICVRFWRCSNSKKVWYEWAVTAPVCSAIHNPTGRSYTIGL from the exons ATGTTACAGGAGCTGAATTTTGGTGCATATTTGGGTCTTCCAGCTTTCCTGCTGCCCCTTAATCAGGAAGATAACACCAACCTGGCCAGAGTTTTGACCAACCACATCCACACTGGCCATCACTCTTCCATG TTCTGGATGCGGGTACCCTTGGTGGCACCAGAGGACCTGAGAGATGATATAATTGAGAATGCACCAACTACACACACAGAGGAGTACAGTGGGGAGGAGAAAACGTGGATGTG GTGGCACAACTTCCGGACTTTGTGTGACTATAGTAAGAGGATTGCAGTGG CTCTTGAAATTGGGGCTGACCTCCCATCTAATCATGTCATTGATCGCTGGCTTGGGGAGCCCATCAAAGCAGCCATTCTCCCCACTAGCATTTTCCTGACCAATAAGAAGGGATTTCCTGTTCTTTCTAAGATGCACCAGAGGCTCATCTTCCGGCTCCTCAAG TTGGAGGTGCAGTTCATCATCACAGGCACCAACCACCACTCAGAGAAGGAGTTCTGCTCCTACCTTCAATACCTGGAATACTTAAGCCAGAACCGTCCTCCACCTAATGCCTATGAACTCTTTGCCAAGGGCTATGAAGACTATCTGCAGTCCCCGCTTCAG CCACTGATGGACAATCTGGAATCTCAGACATATGAAGTGTTTGAAAAGGACCCCATCAAATACTCTCAGTACCAGCAG gCCATCTATAAATGTCTGCTAGACCGAGTACCAGAAGAGGAGAAGGATACCAATGTCCA gGTACTGATGGTGCTGGGAGCAGGACGGGGACCCCTGGTGAACGCTTCCCTGCGGGCAGCCAAGCAGGCTGACCGGCGGATAAAGCTGTATGCTGTGGAGAAAAACCCAAATGCCGTGGTGAC GCTAGAGAACTGGCAGTTTGAAGAATGGGGAAGCCAAGTGACCGTAGTCTCATCAGACATGAGGGAATGGGTGGCTCCAGAGAAAGCAGACATCATTGTCAGTGAGCTTCTGGGCTCATTTGCTGACAATGAATTGTCACCTGAGTGCCTGGATGGAGCCCAGCACTTCCTAAAAG ATGATGGTGTGAGCATCCCCGGGGAGTACACTTCCTTTCTGGCTCCCATCTCTTCCTCCAAGCTGTACAATGAGGTCCGAGCCTGTAGGGAGAAGGACCGTGACCCTGAG GCCCAGTTTGAGATGCCTTATGTGGTACGGCTGCACAACTTCCACCAGCTCTCTGCACCCCAGCCCTGTTTCACCTTCAGCCATCCCAACAGAG ATCCTATGATTGACAACAACCGCTATTGCACCTTGGAATTTCCCGTGGAGGTGAACACAGTACTACATGGCTTTGCCGGCTACTTTGAGACTGTGCTTTATCAGGACATCACTCTGA GTATCCGTCCAGAGACTCACTCTCCTGGGATGTTCTCATGGTTTCCCATCCTCTTCCCTATTAAG CAGCCCATAACGGTACGTGAAGGCCAAACCATCTGTGTGCGTTTCTGGCGATGCAGCAATTCCAAGAAGGTGTGGTATGAGTGGGCTGTGACAGCACCAGTCTGTTCTGCTATTCATAACCCCACAGGCCGCTCATATACCATTGGCCTCTAG